Proteins found in one Candidatus Palauibacter scopulicola genomic segment:
- a CDS encoding M28 family peptidase translates to MNHTMPAGLATDIEVLEPDLLRAVSFDAGWSLLERFSTLVRESGSHDEHVAAEYIGTELSRMGVPFEMHEPDLYLSLPRESSVEWGGGSMRAKPPSFAVPTPEGGIEGELVYVPAVAATGQRDLFARRLGDDLPDVAGKIVLSDGFAMPGMVSAFEAAGAAGQVFINPGRNIHWGICTSIWGTPTTANLAAKPGTPVVAVNHADGERLKEAVGEAVRLEVRLEEGWYPCKLPVAHIAGASEEFMLVHGHYDSWDVGIGDNAVGDATLLELARIFHAEAGRLRRSLRIAWWPAHSTGRYGGSTWYADTHALELRRRCVGSINIDSPGCWHATEYDDVMWMAEAGPLCARAIADVTGKTAKRLRPLRAGDYSFNQIGLTSFYMLLSNIPADERAALGFYPTGGCGGNIAWHTEDDVMAVAERENLERDLGVYVASIARVLNSHILPYDFRETASELAGFVDGYVEAAGDLLDLGPVRSELEALGAALDALYATIGGNRLDAASTAAVNELFLELSRILVPIGYAEGGPFDHDPALPRTPIPRLARVAELPGLAEAGSDLLPFLVNEVRREANHVANGFHEAARAVGRVRAQLTASAPAG, encoded by the coding sequence TTGAACCACACGATGCCGGCGGGGCTCGCCACGGATATCGAGGTGCTCGAGCCCGACCTTCTGCGGGCCGTCTCCTTCGACGCGGGATGGTCCCTGCTCGAACGCTTCTCGACCCTCGTACGAGAGTCCGGGAGCCACGACGAACACGTCGCGGCCGAGTACATCGGCACCGAACTGAGCCGCATGGGCGTGCCCTTCGAGATGCACGAGCCCGACCTCTACCTCTCCCTCCCCCGCGAGTCCTCGGTGGAATGGGGCGGCGGGTCGATGCGGGCCAAACCGCCGTCCTTCGCGGTCCCGACGCCGGAGGGCGGGATCGAAGGGGAGCTCGTCTACGTGCCGGCCGTGGCCGCGACGGGGCAGCGGGATCTGTTCGCCCGACGGCTCGGCGACGACCTGCCCGACGTGGCCGGCAAGATCGTGCTCAGCGACGGATTCGCGATGCCGGGCATGGTCTCCGCCTTCGAGGCGGCGGGGGCGGCGGGACAGGTCTTCATCAATCCCGGGCGGAACATCCACTGGGGGATCTGCACGTCGATCTGGGGCACGCCGACGACTGCGAACCTCGCCGCGAAGCCCGGGACGCCCGTGGTGGCGGTCAACCACGCCGACGGCGAGCGGCTGAAAGAGGCTGTTGGCGAAGCCGTCCGGCTGGAGGTCCGGCTGGAGGAGGGCTGGTATCCGTGCAAGCTGCCCGTGGCGCACATCGCCGGCGCTTCGGAGGAGTTCATGCTTGTGCACGGACACTACGACTCGTGGGACGTCGGGATCGGCGACAACGCGGTCGGCGACGCGACGCTGCTGGAACTCGCCCGGATCTTCCACGCGGAGGCGGGGCGGCTGCGGCGCTCGCTGCGCATCGCCTGGTGGCCGGCCCACTCGACCGGGCGCTACGGCGGCTCTACCTGGTATGCCGACACGCACGCGCTGGAACTCCGGCGGCGCTGCGTGGGCTCGATCAACATCGACTCGCCGGGGTGCTGGCACGCGACGGAGTACGACGACGTGATGTGGATGGCCGAGGCGGGGCCGCTGTGCGCGCGCGCGATCGCCGACGTCACGGGGAAGACCGCGAAACGGCTGCGGCCGCTGCGGGCCGGCGACTATTCCTTCAATCAGATCGGGCTCACCTCGTTCTACATGCTGCTTTCGAACATCCCGGCGGACGAACGCGCGGCGCTCGGCTTCTATCCCACGGGTGGCTGCGGGGGCAACATCGCGTGGCATACGGAAGACGACGTCATGGCCGTCGCCGAGAGGGAAAACCTCGAGCGCGACCTGGGCGTCTACGTCGCCTCGATCGCGCGCGTGCTCAACTCGCACATCCTGCCGTACGACTTCCGCGAGACCGCCTCGGAACTCGCCGGGTTCGTGGACGGCTACGTGGAGGCTGCCGGGGACCTGCTCGACCTCGGTCCGGTCCGGTCCGAACTCGAAGCGCTGGGCGCCGCGCTGGATGCTCTGTACGCCACCATCGGAGGGAATCGGCTGGATGCTGCGTCGACCGCCGCCGTGAACGAACTGTTCCTCGAGTTGTCCCGCATCCTGGTGCCGATCGGCTACGCGGAGGGAGGGCCGTTCGACCACGATCCGGCGCTGCCCCGGACGCCGATCCCGCGGCTGGCCCGGGTGGCCGAGTTGCCGGGCCTCGCGGAAGCCGGCTCCGACCTGCTGCCCTTCCTGGTGAACGAAGTGCGTCGCGAGGCGAACCACGTGGCGAACGGGTTCCACGAGGCCGCCCGGGCGGTGGGACGCGTGCGGGCGCAGTTGACGGCTTCGGCGCCGGCGGGCTGA
- a CDS encoding N(4)-(beta-N-acetylglucosaminyl)-L-asparaginase produces the protein MNRRGFIGRGLSLGAAAAVAGAVPARASASGSRPSLSSSGRATTPMMITSHTNDTGRRAAAASWQILSGGGTAMDAVERGANIIELDPDETSVGWGGLPNAEGVVQLDASVMDGATYNAGSVAGIEGIRTPASVARLVMERTDHVMLIGDYAQRFAVGFGFEVQELMTPKSREIWLRWRERLSDTDDWGPPDHLRRPRDGSDGGGLDEAEQWAELLDLPGRDGPDRDYVLAEALLHRYGTTNVLAVDAQGNVSGITTTSGLAWKVPGRVGDSPIIGAGLYVDNDIGAAAVTGRGEDVIKSCAGYYVVSRMGAGRTPQQACEDAVAMIRHKYRSVNPDFIPSEKFVAINKDGDYGCAWMPFRDTPPRMTVANADGVQTYEGVSVAD, from the coding sequence ATGAATCGTCGCGGTTTCATCGGTCGAGGCCTGAGCCTGGGCGCGGCAGCCGCCGTCGCGGGAGCCGTACCCGCGCGAGCGTCGGCGAGCGGATCCAGACCGTCTCTGTCGTCGAGCGGACGGGCGACGACGCCGATGATGATCACCAGCCACACGAACGACACGGGCCGGCGGGCGGCCGCGGCGTCGTGGCAGATCCTTTCGGGCGGCGGCACGGCGATGGACGCGGTCGAGCGCGGCGCGAACATCATCGAACTCGACCCCGATGAGACGAGCGTCGGCTGGGGCGGCCTGCCGAATGCCGAGGGCGTCGTGCAACTCGACGCGTCCGTCATGGACGGAGCGACGTACAACGCGGGCTCGGTCGCGGGCATCGAGGGGATCCGCACCCCCGCGTCGGTGGCGCGGCTCGTGATGGAGCGCACGGACCACGTCATGCTGATCGGCGACTACGCGCAGCGCTTCGCGGTGGGCTTCGGCTTCGAAGTCCAGGAGCTGATGACGCCGAAGTCGCGGGAGATCTGGCTCCGCTGGCGTGAGCGGCTGTCCGATACGGACGACTGGGGACCCCCGGACCACCTGCGGCGTCCGCGCGACGGCTCAGACGGCGGCGGGCTGGACGAGGCAGAGCAGTGGGCGGAACTGCTCGATCTGCCGGGCCGCGACGGTCCCGACCGTGACTACGTCCTGGCCGAAGCGCTCCTGCACCGCTACGGGACGACAAACGTGCTCGCGGTCGACGCGCAGGGGAACGTCTCGGGCATCACGACGACGAGCGGGCTCGCCTGGAAGGTCCCGGGCCGCGTGGGCGACTCGCCGATCATCGGCGCCGGGCTCTACGTGGACAACGACATCGGCGCCGCCGCCGTGACGGGGCGGGGCGAGGACGTGATCAAGTCGTGTGCCGGGTACTACGTCGTCTCGCGGATGGGCGCGGGGCGCACGCCGCAGCAGGCCTGCGAGGACGCGGTCGCGATGATCCGGCACAAGTACCGGAGCGTGAATCCGGACTTCATCCCGTCCGAGAAGTTCGTCGCGATCAACAAGGACGGCGACTACGGCTGTGCGTGGATGCCCTTCCGCGACACGCCCCCCCGCATGACCGTGGCGAACGCGGACGGGGTCCAGACGTATGAGGGGGTGAGCGTCGCCGACTGA
- a CDS encoding SulP family inorganic anion transporter has product MRCRAGLWCGTAGKERRLKYDLPTLRGDLFGGITSAVIALPVSLAFGVASGLGAAAGLYGAIAVGFFASVFGGNRFQISGPTPAMTVAMAVIVTTHASTLGEAFTVVVLAGLLQTALGLLRTGRFVVYTPYAVISGFMSGIGIIVMLIQILPFLGAPTAAGGPMAAVRALPEAVANLNGGALIIGAATLAVSIFWPQRLSRLLPSPLVALLAGTALGVFWLTDVPTIGAIPTGLPELQLSLPSASFLARAFHPALVLALLGSVDSLLTSLVADSLTGTQHDSNRELVGQGIGNTIAGLFGGLPGAGATMGTVVNIRAGGLTRMSGALRAILLLGVLLGLGQYLEPIPHAVLAGILIKVGWDIIDWPLLAHLHRIRRDHLFVLLLTLALTVFVDLVTAVAIGLIVAGMAHARQIESLELDNVLSVPLLDRVFFEGAEGADAVDEYSARVGLVALRGAFTVASSHKLVNVIGKDIKDHEIVIFDFSDAKYLDDSAAMVIRQLLGVAEKSHTRVIVMAVSGSVEKTLDTLDILAGLPEGHVVDTMDEAREVALELLNR; this is encoded by the coding sequence GTGCGATGCCGGGCCGGACTGTGGTGCGGAACTGCCGGAAAGGAGCGGCGCCTGAAGTACGATCTTCCTACGCTGCGCGGGGATCTGTTCGGCGGTATCACGTCGGCCGTGATCGCGCTGCCGGTGTCGCTGGCCTTCGGCGTCGCCTCGGGGCTGGGGGCCGCCGCCGGCCTTTACGGGGCGATCGCGGTGGGCTTCTTCGCGTCCGTCTTCGGCGGCAACCGGTTCCAGATCTCCGGTCCCACGCCAGCCATGACCGTCGCCATGGCGGTCATCGTGACGACGCATGCTTCGACGCTTGGCGAAGCTTTCACCGTCGTCGTGCTGGCGGGGCTGCTGCAGACCGCGCTGGGCCTGCTGCGGACGGGCCGTTTCGTCGTGTACACGCCCTACGCCGTGATCTCCGGGTTCATGTCGGGGATCGGCATCATCGTCATGTTGATCCAGATCCTGCCCTTCCTCGGCGCACCCACGGCGGCGGGCGGTCCCATGGCTGCGGTGCGGGCGCTCCCGGAAGCCGTGGCGAACCTGAACGGCGGCGCCCTCATCATCGGTGCGGCGACCCTCGCGGTGAGCATCTTCTGGCCGCAGCGGCTGTCCCGGCTGCTGCCCAGCCCGCTCGTCGCCCTCCTCGCGGGGACCGCCCTGGGAGTTTTCTGGCTCACCGATGTGCCGACCATTGGCGCGATCCCCACCGGGCTGCCGGAACTGCAGTTGAGTCTGCCTTCCGCGAGCTTCCTCGCCCGCGCCTTCCATCCGGCGCTCGTCCTCGCCCTCCTCGGCTCCGTCGACAGCCTGCTCACGTCGCTCGTGGCCGACTCGCTGACCGGCACGCAGCACGACTCGAACCGCGAACTGGTCGGCCAGGGGATCGGCAACACGATCGCGGGTCTGTTCGGCGGGTTGCCGGGGGCGGGGGCCACGATGGGGACGGTCGTCAACATCCGCGCCGGCGGCCTCACGCGGATGTCAGGCGCCCTGCGTGCGATCCTGCTGCTGGGAGTTCTGCTGGGCCTGGGCCAGTACCTGGAGCCGATTCCCCATGCCGTACTCGCGGGCATCCTGATCAAGGTCGGGTGGGACATCATCGACTGGCCCCTCCTGGCCCACCTGCACCGCATTCGGCGCGACCACCTGTTCGTGCTGCTGCTGACACTCGCCCTGACGGTGTTCGTCGACCTCGTGACGGCCGTGGCCATCGGCCTCATCGTCGCGGGCATGGCGCACGCGCGGCAGATCGAGAGCCTCGAACTCGACAACGTGCTCTCCGTGCCCCTGCTGGACCGGGTGTTCTTCGAGGGCGCCGAGGGCGCGGACGCGGTGGACGAGTACTCGGCCCGGGTCGGCCTCGTCGCGCTCCGGGGCGCCTTCACCGTCGCGTCTTCCCACAAGCTGGTGAACGTGATCGGGAAGGACATCAAGGACCACGAGATCGTCATCTTCGACTTCTCCGACGCGAAGTACCTGGACGACAGCGCCGCCATGGTCATACGTCAACTGCTCGGCGTCGCCGAGAAGAGCCACACCCGGGTGATCGTGATGGCGGTGTCCGGTTCCGTCGAGAAGACACTGGATACGCTCGACATCCTCGCGGGGCTGCCCGAGGGCCATGTCGTCGACACCATGGACGAGGCGCGCGAAGTCGCGCTTGAACTGCTGAACCGCTGA
- a CDS encoding BsuPI-related putative proteinase inhibitor, producing MSPRVNTSLRAAAPAVLLPALAVFASAAGSANGPADESSADDGSGRELRLSLSTGDEAPTAATPVVLELTGTNDGQATLILDFPDGQRFDFEVISEDGAVVWRWAEGRFFAQVLGRETMEPGASLRWAGRIEAGLPAGAYRVRATLTTVEPRTVEAPLTVLPRS from the coding sequence GTGAGCCCCCGGGTCAACACGTCGCTGCGCGCGGCGGCTCCGGCGGTTCTGCTGCCCGCGCTGGCGGTTTTTGCGTCCGCCGCGGGGTCGGCGAACGGACCTGCGGATGAAAGCTCCGCCGATGACGGATCGGGCCGGGAACTGCGACTGTCCCTCTCGACCGGCGATGAGGCGCCGACCGCCGCCACGCCCGTCGTCCTCGAGCTGACCGGTACGAACGACGGCCAGGCCACGCTCATCCTCGATTTCCCTGACGGACAGCGCTTTGACTTCGAAGTGATCTCGGAGGATGGGGCCGTCGTCTGGCGGTGGGCGGAAGGCCGATTCTTCGCCCAGGTCCTGGGGCGCGAGACGATGGAGCCCGGTGCCTCGCTACGCTGGGCCGGGAGAATCGAAGCCGGGCTGCCGGCGGGTGCCTACCGCGTCCGCGCCACACTCACCACGGTGGAGCCTCGTACCGTCGAGGCCCCCCTCACCGTCCTCCCACGGAGCTAG
- a CDS encoding GNAT family N-acetyltransferase, producing MSEATVIVREAGLEDVDRLAPLFDGYRQFYRQPADLEGARRFLAERLGAGESRVFVAETADGWPLGFVQLFPSFSSVSMRRLWILNDLFVAPDARRSGVARVLMDRARELAVETGAKGLILETESHNAPAKRLYEELGWALDGTDHYELLV from the coding sequence GTGTCCGAAGCGACGGTGATCGTCAGGGAAGCGGGCCTCGAGGATGTCGACCGCCTCGCGCCGCTGTTCGACGGATACCGCCAGTTCTACCGGCAGCCGGCGGACCTGGAGGGCGCCCGCCGGTTCCTGGCCGAACGTCTCGGGGCCGGAGAGTCGCGCGTCTTCGTGGCGGAGACCGCGGACGGCTGGCCCCTGGGGTTCGTGCAGTTGTTCCCGTCCTTTTCCTCCGTGTCGATGAGGCGGCTCTGGATCCTCAACGATCTCTTCGTCGCCCCGGACGCGCGCCGGTCCGGGGTCGCACGCGTTCTCATGGACCGCGCGCGCGAGCTCGCGGTCGAAACCGGCGCCAAGGGTCTCATCCTCGAGACCGAGTCGCACAACGCGCCCGCGAAGCGACTGTACGAGGAACTGGGCTGGGCGCTCGACGGCACCGACCACTACGAGTTGCTCGTGTGA